In Lautropia mirabilis, one DNA window encodes the following:
- the fbp gene encoding class 1 fructose-bisphosphatase — translation MKSLGEFIVEKQAEYPHARGNLSGILAAIRLAAKVINRDINRAGLVHEILGDAGAENVQGEQQKKLDVFAHKTISAAFFARDDVAGFASEEEENFIAFDSEKNRNAKYIVLTDPLDGSSNIDVNVSVGTIFSIYRRVTPVGTPVTLEDFLQPGRAQVAAGYVVYGSSTMLVYTTGNGVNGFTYDPGIGVFALSHENIRIPEDGKIYSVNEGQYLKFPQGVKKYIKYCQEDRPSEGLPLTSRYIGSLVSDFHRNMLKGGIYMYPQGSNYPKGKLRLLYECNPMAFLAEQAGGMATDGERNILDIQPTELHQRSPFFVGSKKMVEKVHDFIRKYPD, via the coding sequence ATGAAGAGTCTGGGTGAATTCATCGTCGAGAAGCAGGCCGAGTACCCGCATGCGCGCGGCAATCTGAGCGGCATTCTGGCGGCGATCCGTCTGGCGGCCAAGGTCATCAACCGTGACATCAACCGGGCCGGTCTGGTTCACGAGATTCTGGGTGATGCCGGCGCCGAGAACGTGCAGGGCGAGCAGCAGAAGAAACTGGACGTGTTCGCGCACAAGACGATCAGCGCGGCCTTCTTTGCTCGCGACGACGTGGCAGGCTTTGCGTCGGAAGAGGAAGAGAACTTCATCGCCTTCGACAGCGAGAAGAACCGCAATGCGAAGTACATCGTGCTGACCGATCCGCTGGACGGTTCGTCCAACATCGACGTGAACGTGTCGGTGGGCACCATCTTTTCCATCTACCGGCGGGTGACGCCGGTGGGCACGCCGGTGACGCTGGAGGACTTCCTGCAGCCGGGCCGCGCGCAGGTGGCCGCAGGCTATGTGGTGTATGGTTCTTCCACGATGCTGGTCTACACCACCGGCAATGGCGTCAACGGCTTTACCTATGACCCGGGCATCGGCGTGTTCGCGCTGTCGCACGAGAACATCCGCATTCCCGAGGACGGCAAGATCTATTCGGTGAACGAGGGCCAGTACCTGAAGTTCCCGCAGGGCGTGAAGAAGTACATCAAGTACTGTCAGGAAGACCGCCCGTCCGAGGGCCTGCCGCTCACGTCGCGCTACATCGGTTCGCTGGTGTCGGACTTCCACCGGAACATGCTCAAGGGCGGCATCTACATGTACCCGCAGGGCAGCAACTATCCGAAGGGCAAGCTGCGCCTGCTGTACGAGTGCAACCCCATGGCTTTCCTGGCCGAGCAGGCCGGCGGCATGGCTACCGATGGCGAGCGCAACATCCTGGACATCCAGCCGACCGAGCTGCACCAGCGCAGCCCCTTCTTCGTGGGCTCGAAGAAGATGGTGGAGAAGGTGCACGACTTCATCCGGAAGTATCCGGACTGA